ACAAAATGGTATGGGCAAAAGTGGTGGCTGATACCTTATTGGGGTGGTGACATTAGAGGCAACACTTGGTAGAGATGGTAGAGGCACTAACTAGAAGAGGGGCAGGCAGAATCTTAATGGGTGGTCAAGTAGTTATTATTGTAAGTTAATTACTCCTATAATTCTTATCTTTATTTCATTAGTAGTATATTAGGTACTTATTTTTAAGATCaagataaataatactcctaccaTGTAATAATCGTTTAAAATCATGTTCCACGAATAATCTATAGGAGTACATATCTCTATCTCCAATACAATGatcccaaaatagaaataaatcctGATTTTGTGATTCACCTCAAAAAGCACGTCACATTCTGGATTTCCTATACAAAATATTTAACTTTACCCACTTGCTATACATACAAatacttttcatttatttttattcttccTTCTGCACAATCTTACAATATTCTGTCTCTAAGAAAATCTCggcaaattatattttaaggCAACCCATTAAACAacttgaaaaagaaaataaaaaaatcacccCAAACAATCGTACTAGCATTCATAATTATTTTAGGAAAAAATAATGATACACACAATCAAAATAGATATTGAAACGAAGATCATACgtgtaaataataatatatacgATTAtgtaaatgaaaattaaaaaaataattatgaagaTCACGTTGGAAGTCTATATTGGCATGTTaccataataataatataggagTATAATGGTGAAGAGACAAATACTCGTATGTAGCCCTAGAATTGTCAAAGGGCCAAATAGTTCCATTAATTTATACCAATTCAAGATCCTTtccattattttaaaaaatcaaatccaaGCAAAAGCGAGGGAGGAAAATACTAAACAAAGTTCTTTCCTTCAAAAATCAACATACAAAATCATCAAGATTCTGAATCAtttcctcatcttcttcatATCTTCCAATATCTCTCTTCCTAATTCATATATATATTGTGCATCACCATTGCAACCTTCTTCTCCAATTCTCATTAACAATGAATAGATTAGGAGCTGAAACGCAGTTTCATGTGCTTGCTGTTGATGATAGCATCATTGATAGAAAGTTGATTGAGAGGCTTCTCAAAACTTCCTCTTATCAAGGtcagttaaattaatttttttgtttttttagaagAATTATATGCTGATATTTGTATTTATCATATGCAGTTACTGCTGTGGAATCTGGAGTTAAGGCTCTTGAATTCCTGGGATTGGTTGgggatgaagaagatgaagaagaattttcaaattcaaattcagattcagattcagattcagattcaaattcaaagtgccAAAGAGTTGAAGTGAATCTGATCATCACAGACTACAGCATGCCAGCAATAACCGGCTACGATCTCCTTAGAAAAATCAAGAAATCGACGTCGTTGAGAGACATTCCTGTGGTGATTATGTCATCGGAAAATGTTCCGTCAAGAATCAACAGCTGCTTGGAACATGGAGCTGAGGAATTCTTCCTGAAACCAGTCAGGCAATCTGATGTGAACAAGCTGAGGCCACATCTGATGAGAGCCCAAAAAAATATCCCAAATCTAAACAAGAGAAAGCCTGTTGAAGAATGCCTCTCGCCTGATCGGATAAGGGCAAAATTGAATCATGATTtggaatgatttttttttctttttttttttagaatCTTTAGTAGTATCAAAATTTTgggttatttgatttattcacAAAGGTAgaaactagggatgtcaatcgggtcggcccaccgggtttcgggccaaccctactcgggttgcgggtcaatcggatgcgggctaatcgggttgagattttttcgggttataaaagttcaaccctaaccctaaacgctcgggtttcgggctggcccagcgggttaatcgggttgctaccgataaaattaacatgcgattaatccaataaataatgacgaaaattagttatatttataaaatataaatatttagttatgatGAATTTGAGATTtatacttaaactcaaacacaaacatgatcaaatactaatatttgagatttgtgtaaaataaaacataaatttaaatattttaaagcatgttttaaaacatgtttataaatttaaatatttattaatgaattataagtttctaatttatttatttattattattatattaataaaaatttaatatataatttatatgtttaatataaaattgaatgttattttttagttatatatattataaaaataatcaatgaaattgtccaattcggagtcaaacaaatagaacaatagaaattttatcgggttttcgggccagcccatcgggttttcgggtctgaccctaacgggttgcgggttaatcgggtgcgggctaatcgggttgtaattttatcgggctagaaattttcaaccctaaccctataaatttggcgggttattcgggtcagcccacgggttgcgggctacattgacatccctagtagAAACTACTATAAACACATATTTGTTTAATTTACGTGTAAATATGTTTCTCGAAAAGGGATTTAAATTACTGGCTGTTTTGTGTTATTTCTTATGCTCTGCGTTTTCTTGACTTCATTTGGTAggcataatttaattaagattAGAATTTTGTGGGGAAGATTCAATGGTTTTTaagtttgagaaaaaaatttgaaataatttttgGAAGGCAATATCCAATTCGAAAATCTTGTTTAATCTGATTCGATGAATTTTATCCTttggaataaaaaaatttaaggcGACATCcgatttgaaaattttaaggCAACACGACTATTAGCCTTTTTTTAAGATAGAgtgaaatgacaaaaaaaaaactcgaATAGAAATTAACCTACATATTATTCCTTGTTATTATATACAAATAATTAACCTACATATTATTCCTTGTTATTTTACAGATGTTTTAAGGCAACCTATAAATGTTTTTtattatatacaaatatttaacCTACATATTATTCCTTGTTATTTTACAGACGTAGTTGGTTTTACTTCAACTAATAGAGAATAGAAATTTATGTTATAAATAAAGTGAAACAAATCTTTAACAAATTCTCAATTATTGATTTGGTGATTATTTATGAATAGATTTGAAGAATCAAGATCAACATGTCTTCCTTCCCCTCAACTTGTGGGTCGGTGACTGCACTGCACAAACAtgtcacaaattttattttattaattagccATTTTTAATTAATGGCATAAGGGTTGTCATTGCCTGTCTATTATTAAAGGAATCTTCCATTGCCTAAATATTAAGTATGATTATTTCTATGTCgagcaaaaaagaaaatactactattttcaagtttataTGAATGAACATGAGAATGGCtttgtattattatttattcaagtcctattgTGTGTTCCTCGTTATCTATTTTAATTTGTCATTGTCTATTAGTTGCTGAcatgaaatcaaactaaatcACCTTATCCATAGTTTAGATTTGAGGATGCAAAGATATTTAAGTCATTTAGGTCAAATTCAAATATCATATGGTTTAATCTGTTGACCATGTAACAGTATCTCTAACAACTAATACACTATTAACAGTATAATTTTAAGCCCCACCGTTGTTGACTATCTATGGCATTTGATGATTGAAATATACTGTAGTTTATAAACTGCCTCAAAACTGTGAATAGTACAAAGAGGTGGGCTACGAGTTAGAATTTAGAAATTAGAATTATAGGGTTTCCCTGTAGAATTATTAATTCATCATGCTTTATTCTGAAACAAAGTTCGAACATATAAGAAACAATTTCATCAGTACGAGATTATTGGGTAATGTTTGAGATAGACAGATGAATAGGTCACATGTTAATTTTGGAGAGATTAGTTACATTTGGAGATGAGATGGAAAATATGTAGAGAATATCAACCATTAGTGTGCCAACTCAACCTTgttatcaaaaccaaaatcCAACTCGCAGAATTAAAATGGGCACTACATAATTCATGAAAGATGGAAGACGGTGCAATAATTTACAATACAACACAAGTCTAAAAAAAAGGGGAAGGAAGGAAGATGGATATACAAAATCAATCCATCTATTGATGCGCTTGGCCGTGTGGAGGCGGGCCGGGAGGTAGTGGTGGAGGCATCCCAGACGGAAGATTGTAATTTGATGTCATTCCAGGGCCATTTGGATTTCCAGACTGCACAAACCCAGTTACGGCTAATCAACATAagggaagaagatgatgattaCAGAAGTCGAGTAAAAACATCAAACAAAAATGGAACACAAAAAAGCTCAAAATTAAATGCATTTGTCAACTTCCGTCTTTCAAATTTCAATGGTAACTTGATTAATCCGGGTTTGTTTGCATATTAGAATTTTATATCGAATTGGATGTATGCAAAAGCACAAAGGAAGTATACAACATATGAAAACATAATGTAGCTCAGGTCATGCAAGTCAATTTATTACCGCAAAAGAAACCCTAAGGCTAAAAAAGCAAAACCAGGGAGCACACCACCACTGCAGAAGATACAGTATATTGACTTGTTGATGATGCCTACAATAGCTGAACTAATATCCGTACCTGGTAAGGGTTAATTCCCGGCATCATCGGCATCTGCCCAGCTTGGGGCCTGTTAAAGGGCCCCCCTGGTTGGAACATTTGGTTACCACCTGGAGGCATATTTCCAGGTGGACCAGATCCAGAAGGCATGGGATTCATTTGCATAAAGTGTCCTTGGGGAATTTGAGGAACCATTTGATTCATACCACCATGCATCCCCTGAAATACAAGTAGTGTCAGTTTATCAactatataggagtatataatagtagtagaaATGAAGCTTTGTTTACATACCATTGGACCAGGCATTGAAGGGATAGGCATAGATCCTGGCATTGAAGAAGGTGCACCGGTAGATGTATTAAGCGGTTGTAGCTGGGGTGGAGGACGAGATAAATGAGGATGTGGCAACAAAGGCAGATGCGAAGGAGGTTGCATCTGAGACATATTTTGTGGTGGCATTGACATGGGGGACATGTGCTGGGGTTGGTGCTGTAGGACTGATGGAGCATTTTGTTGGTAAGGCTGTTGTTGTTTCCCTGCCAGAAGAGATGGATGTGGACCGGGTGGAAGAGGTGGTGCTGACATAGGTGGCTGCTGATCTCCTTGAGCAGATGAATCGAGTAGAGGCATAGCAGCTCCAATCCCTGGGATCGTTCCTTCATTCCGAGCCAACCCAGACCCAAATGGTCCAGGAGTAGTAGGGGGTTCAGCCACCTGAAAAGGGACAGGCACACGGCCGCCCATAATATTGTTCTGCTCAGCAAAGCCTGCCGACAAGATGGAAGAGAAATTCATCAAAACGCGTGTATGAAAATAAGACAACATTTCATAGAGGTTAGCACTTACAAAGAGTGGAGAAAATGAAAGATCACTATATCCGAATCGAGATACATAATCACAGTCGAAGCAAATTCAAGTGGAAATATATTTCACTAAAATAAGAGATTCATGCTAACACTGCATATGCTAATGAATCAAAGGTTCATCTTAAACGCATTTCTGGTATGATAAATTAGATGAAAATAGTCCTagaactaatttttttaaaactttgcAATCATCAGATACAAATAGATTGAGTCAAAAACCTTGACTTTGTCCTGTGTTAAACTTGTCACGAGCTGTATCACCGGGTCTATTTCTGCACCAAAATTTTGTTGCATGATCATTGCCACCACTGCACCAAAACCAATCTCATCAATTGACACATTGCCTTGGATCCATTGCCAATTAGCTCAGTCAGTGCATTTGAAGCAGCTACAATCATAATCATAGTGATCTTCCGTATTAACAGAACTACTAACTACCAAGGAAATAGGTTCTCCCCTGTAGCTGTTTAAAATATAGACAGCAGAAATAACTGAGCTCCAAGACTCAATAAAATAAAGCAAGACATATGAAGTTGAAGGTCTGGATGCGCATCCAAACAAAGATATACAGATCCTAATAACACAACCACtctaaaaaaattactccctccgtccccctcaagatgtccacctttcccttttagtttgtcctactcaagatgtccactttctatatttaaaaataaacccttctctcctctctccttattaaaatattcaattacttttttctcACTACTTACTCCACCTAAAATCCTgcgccactcaagaatgtggacatcttgagtggggcAGAGGGAGAATACAAGTAACTTGGATTTTTGCAATTGCTAGCCTTTTTCTTATCCTTGCTTACCACATTGCCTTTTATCAGAGATGACATAGAGAAACATAAGGTATTTCATTATTTCCTCCAACGTAACCAAATTGACGAAACAAGAGTAGTTTTAGCACACACGTACTTGGTGCAAATTATAATATGGCATATACCAAAGTAATTGATTTTAAAGGAATACCTATTACAGAAAAAAATGCAGTAGCAATCTGGGATTTACAAAAGAAGCTGGCACACATTTCTGCAGATCAatgttaaaaaattaaaacaattgcAAGGTTTAGAGGTGATGTTACGTAGATGATAAAGTGTTTTTCATATTATCTTTTCCCATGACATATTGTTCCACTATGAAGTAGGGTTTGTCAAATTGCTAAGAACACAAGACAGTCTAGACGTTTTCATTAGTTGTAAAATCCATATAAAGAAGATGAACAAATAGAAAAGAGTGTactgaaataaataaaagtaatagCAACTGCTACTCCTCTCATGTACAAcatcaaatgcaaaaaaatcaaaacacagatatattaaaaaagataataaataaTCATTCTGTTTAAGAATTTCAGGGCCTACATATTTGCATTCAATTAGTGTACATCAAATCAACCTTATACACAGACTATATGGTCACGATCTCAGTAGAAACCATCAAGATAATCTTGCACAGGCAACAATATTAAGTGAACGTCAATATAGCTCTTTATAGAAGCACCAATACCTGCAAAGAAGGTAGCCTATAGGATGCCAAGCAAGGTCCCAAACACTGTTATCATGACCATTCTGAATCTCAACCTGGGGAGTATCATGCCTGCAGCACATAAATAAGTTGTGCATGAACATTACTAGATATTCAGCCAATATGAACACTGTAAAAGAATGAAAACATGTGTCTCTAGTATTGGCTAAAGTACTACACCCTGTAACAGGAACACTATCATAGAATAGAATGAATTTGTTCTCCCTCTTTTCCTATGATTCAAATAAACAGGGGCAAAGAAACAAAATATAGAAAACATCACCATCTGATTCATTTTCGTTGCCATTTTTAAGAATAGAAAGGCAATAAATTCAAGAATTAGAAAAATGGACAGGGAAGAATGAAAAATCCGAAAAcattttttaatactactaatcaTGGGTTTCATGTTTCTCTTCTCAATGTAGTCAGTCCAAGTTGTGGTAAAATTGGACAAAAGAAGACCTTGATTACTCCTCAACAAACATCAGATTTACTGATACTGCTTATAATAATGGAGAACGAGGTTGGCAAAAAGCAATACAGTTTATAATCACGTGAGCTAATATCATCATTCTTCAAATGAACCAATTAATATAAGTGCATGATGAATTATTCATAGACCATGAATATAAGTTAGAATGTTTTAGCAAGAATCTAACTCAAATATATTACAAAGAAGAAGGTAAAGACATTACCCGACAAGCCAATGGAATATTGATCCGTCAAAACTACCACTAACAAAATATTCCTCATGAAATGGATGCCAAGCTAATGCTGCAATAGTGAAGTATCATAAATATAAGGTTAACATAATATGGCAAAAGAATTGTATTTTAAAACTGATACTCCATTTGATATAAAATATAATCAAGAGCCAAAGTTGCTCTAAGTAACATAAAATGGTgaaattatttgaaatttctgcatgttgacaaaaaaaaactacatgAGAAGCAATGAGCACCCATGAATATAGCATTAGTATCTTATTAGAATTCTGTTAACAAGCTCCAGCTAATTTTTCTATCCATAGGCAGGCAACTTCCAAAAGCACAGTGAGCTGAGAAACAATCTCAAAATGTTTCACATCGCAAGAAAATAACCATTCCATGTTCCAAgatatactctctccatccacgaaaaataatCCCATCATTCCATTTCGgttcgtccacaaaaaatagtctcatacAAAAATGGGAAAGTTTCTCTCAAATACTTTACCcactttctatctctctctctcatactttatccacCTTCCTTTTCTCCTCCAGTCCtactttacccattttttctccttccctttcttactttatcaattttctcATTAAAACCTATGTCATCCACCCATAGGACTATTTTtggtggacggagagagtaactCATATAAGTCACTCTTACTTTCCAACTTTTACATGATTATCTACAATATATTTCTATAATGTCCTCTACTTCAAGATAATTAACTGTACATCAAAAGTCATTCAAGATCTCAAGGTTCCATGTCGAAATGCATAACGGCTTTGGTTCAGATAAAAATAGGACAGAGTTTGTATGCATGACTGCACGTTCCACGTAACTTAAGAGACCTTTGGTATAAAAAGAATTTCCATACCAGTGACATCCTTACGATGCCCACGAAATGCTTCAAGCTCCTTCATAGCCCGTATATCATAAAGCTGCGAACAAAAAAGCAAATATCTAGAGTCAAGGAGACGAAACCAATGCATGTAACTAACCATACAATAATCTATTACCACCTCTGACCCTTCATCAACATTTGGCAGAGGAAAATAACAAGCAAAACCTTAGTTCAAGGCAACCAGAATTGAAAAGATATTAAGATAATGAGCCTACCTTTATAATTTGATCCTTTGAAGCCGTTAAAACCCAGTTACCATTTTGATTCCATTTACAACAAAGTACAGTATTTTTGTGCCCATGACTGCAATACAATAATACTTATTGCAATTAGAATCAGATATAAGATTCAGCAAGAGTTATCATTTCACGTGTAAAGTACGGTAGCATTACAATGAAGAGAGCTCTTTTCCGGACTTAGCATCCCAGAGTTTGACAAGGTTGTCTTTCCCACCTGTAAGAAGCCcataatagaaaataaatacaCTTGATCCCACGTGTAAAGAACTTTCCACTATTGTAGAAAATATAAAGCACGCACCAGAAACCAATAACGACTTAGTAGGATGCCAGTCAACACACTTTACATCCCAGCCATGGCCTGCCTGAGTTCAAAAGAACAAGAAATCTTAGGTTATACCATGTACTATCAGCATTAACAGTGATTGGTTTATTTGACTAGCACATAAGACGAACAGAATGCAAATTACCATAAAGGTTTCCAAAAAGGAACCAAAGTATGCATTTGGACATGTACAATCTACTTAATCCTGATTATAACACAACCACGGCAACCAGAAAGTCAATCTAATCTCAAATAGAGTGAGAACCatatgggggggggggggttctagattaaagcatgttttaacttttaatacCACAAAATTTTGGACTTCACTCCAGCTGAGATGTAATGACATAGATGAAAGCAATGTGTGTGCATTGAAGTTATTTCTAGAAAAGAAATTTGCAATGACATTTTAGATGAAAGTAATTGTTAGTTTCCTTGGACAAAGGCCAAGAGGATTCTCCACAAAATGATAACGTTCTAGTGTTAGAAATATTTCCAATAAGACAAACAAAACTCAACAAATAACAACACATAAGTAACCAGGTTCCTTGGACATATTTAATGTTAGGACTTGCATTACTTTCTAGCTGAACTGATGGAATGGAATATCAACTTGAGATCTTAGCCAAATGATATCCTCATGCAGACATATCTCGTTTGATAGATTTTATTcagaataagaaaaaatatactccataaacCTCAACTTTACACTTTGAATAGATAATAAACTTAAAAGGTACAACTAAATAGAGTCTTGCTGTAAGTGATCTACTAAACGTAAGTGATGCAGTTCTAGCCGACAAAGTAGAAAAAAGTCAATCTCGGAATGACATGAAATTTGGACAGGACTTGTGAAACAGGATGAGAAATCAAACTCAGAACTACATTGGAGAAGTGCTGATATGTGATGGGTTTTGGCCATCAGAGACCATTTTAGGGGAAAAACGTCATTTTACTGTTTTCCagatttttgttatttttgaatttttatttcctatttctgttttattatttccttttctttttaggGTTTGGGCCTCAAATAAATAGTGGGGAAACTGTTTCTGCACTaagttttttatatatattttggtTTTCAGGAAACTAGGTTTCTTTGAATTCTTGTATTGTTCAGTCATTCTTGCAGGCCAATTGACATCAATTAGTCTTATAGCTCCCCACGGCCCCACCCAAGAATGTTCTTGcataatataaaaacaaatgaaaactaTGGAATGGTCTTTTCATTTGACATGACCAAAAAAGTTGAGGTACCTCAATAAAAGATAACATAAGACAAATACAGCAAAATACAATAGCCTGGTAAATTTAAGCATGATTTCTATCCTGACTCTGAAACAAAGTATGTAATTCAGTACTGGATAACAGATAGTGAACAAGCAGCATAACTGGTAACATGATCGTTAGAGCACTGATAGAATGATGACCCTGTTTGGTGAAAAGATGAGATACAAGTCTCAGTAAAATGCTAGTTGTTTAAACTAATAAAATGCTTATTATAGCATAGCCATCTTACAGAATCGGCACAAGCAGGTTGTTGCAGGCACTCAAAGTATAGAAAGTCAGTGAATGATTAAGATTTTTTGTCGAACAAAGAGATGAACAAACTTCAGTTTCCTCTCTTCTCATTTAAATGTAAGCATATCAATATTGCCAATACAGCAAATGTTTGAACTAATGAAGAGCATTAATTAACTGTAGAGTGTAGACTgtataaatcaaataatttgaTAACATTACCGGTCAACGAGCGTTCCTCTTGGCACCTAGCGAAGTCCCAAACTTTAACTGTAGTGTCGTCTGAACAGGAACAGAACTTCAAATCTGTCCTACAAAAACTGATCAGATTGTCACAGAACAGAGTCAGAATGATatcacataaaaataaaaagaataatgcTGTGATAGTAAGATACACTAGTGCAGAAACAAGAAGAAGGTTGTTGAGGGATTCCAAATACTAAGTGTCACCCTTAGATCTTCTCAATACTAGTCCAGAATCATTATGACGAAGGAAGATATGTGAACAACCAAAATTGCAGGATATTTGCCTCAAAATATAGATTGTACGATATTGAAAAGAATTAAATACATCATTGTTTGAGAAGAACACCAACCATGTACAAGATGGCAAGAGGCAAATTTATATAACAAGCTTTGAGCAAAATATTTTACCTTAAGCCACGGACTGATTCTTTATGGGCAGATTTATTAGCTTTCACATTATTCATGTTATTTTGCCAGTACCTGCCACCAGGTAAGATAAATTGGTAAATTTGTATACTATTTTAAAGACAGAATCTTGATTTCATTAGCCAAACCAGATTACTTTATAGCACCACCATCATCACCGGTGACCATCCAGTTCTCATTATAACTCCATATCATAGATCTGACTGCTTGTTCATGAGCCTGAAACTCACGAAATTTGTTATGCGTCTCTTTTCACCAAGTTTTTGTCATGGAACagttatataatttataatacCTGCAGTATCATTTCAAAATTGAAGGATTGGCCATTCCACAGAGTGAACTCCCCGCTTTGAGATCCAGTAATAAGACGTCTCCCACTGGGAGTCCACTGCAAAAAAATTTGGATTCAAACTCACCACACCAGAAGTGAAAAACTTATATCAACAACTAGAATTGTGGGATATTATAATGAAGGCTCCCAGTAGAAAGAAACAGAAAAAAGGAAGTAAGAAAACAGACAAAAAAAAGAGATTATGGAGTAGTTCTGTATGAGTACAAGCACTAATCATTACCATAGATACAACCCAGTAAAAGCATTTTTTTCATTGTAAAAGAGAATATCTGGAAGTGGAAGTTTGCAAGAACTGAAACTACTAGCAACTACTTTTCTCACACAATCCTGTTGTACTTGTCGCAGCTCACTAACATAATATTACCACATTTGAAC
This sequence is a window from Salvia splendens isolate huo1 chromosome 5, SspV2, whole genome shotgun sequence. Protein-coding genes within it:
- the LOC121802691 gene encoding two-component response regulator ORR4-like, giving the protein MNRLGAETQFHVLAVDDSIIDRKLIERLLKTSSYQVTAVESGVKALEFLGLVGDEEDEEEFSNSNSDSDSDSDSNSKCQRVEVNLIITDYSMPAITGYDLLRKIKKSTSLRDIPVVIMSSENVPSRINSCLEHGAEEFFLKPVRQSDVNKLRPHLMRAQKNIPNLNKRKPVEECLSPDRIRAKLNHDLE
- the LOC121805529 gene encoding flowering time control protein FY-like isoform X3 → MRKIGQRRAVDYTSTVIRYMQIRMFQRDSKDRTVLQPTPAAAIDMLPTVAYLDNPSTSFAAKFVHTSLNKNRCSINRVLWTPSGRRLITGSQSGEFTLWNGQSFNFEMILQAHEQAVRSMIWSYNENWMVTGDDGGAIKYWQNNMNNVKANKSAHKESVRGLSFCRTDLKFCSCSDDTTVKVWDFARCQEERSLTGHGWDVKCVDWHPTKSLLVSGGKDNLVKLWDAKSGKELSSFHGHKNTVLCCKWNQNGNWVLTASKDQIIKLYDIRAMKELEAFRGHRKDVTALAWHPFHEEYFVSGSFDGSIFHWLVGHDTPQVEIQNGHDNSVWDLAWHPIGYLLCSGGNDHATKFWCRNRPGDTARDKFNTGQSQGFAEQNNIMGGRVPVPFQVAEPPTTPGPFGSGLARNEGTIPGIGAAMPLLDSSAQGDQQPPMSAPPLPPGPHPSLLAGKQQQPYQQNAPSVLQHQPQHMSPMSMPPQNMSQMQPPSHLPLLPHPHLSRPPPQLQPLNTSTGAPSSMPGSMPIPSMPGPMGMHGGMNQMVPQIPQGHFMQMNPMPSGSGPPGNMPPGGNQMFQPGGPFNRPQAGQMPMMPGINPYQSGNPNGPGMTSNYNLPSGMPPPLPPGPPPHGQAHQ
- the LOC121805529 gene encoding flowering time control protein FY-like isoform X2; its protein translation is MYGGDPQHHQQQHQRPPPGPPLPPPMQQQQQHPNPHQFMHQQQPHDFQRGPHPPPQIMRQPSASSTTLNPPPPEFHQQQHHHHHPNAQPPFSGMQQPYDAAKRMRKIGQRRAVDYTSTVIRYMQIRMFQRDSKDRTVLQPTPAAAIDMLPTVAYLDNPSTSFAAKFVHTSLNKNRCSINRVLWTPSGRRLITGSQSGEFTLWNGQSFNFEMILQAHEQAVRSMIWSYNENWMVTGDDGGAIKYWQNNMNNVKANKSAHKESVRGLSFCRTDLKFCSCSDDTTVKVWDFARCQEERSLTGHGWDVKCVDWHPTKSLLVSGGKDNLVKLWDAKSGKELSSFHGHKNTVLCCKWNQNGNWVLTASKDQIIKLYDIRAMKELEAFRGHRKDVTALAWHPFHEEYFVSGSFDGSIFHWLVGHDTPQVEIQNGHDNSVWDLAWHPIGYLLCSGGNDHATKFWCRNRPGDTARDKFNTGQSQGFAEQNNIMGGRVPVPFQVAEPPTTPGPFGSGLARNEGTIPGIGAAMPLLDSSAQGDQQPPMSAPPLPPGPHPSLLAGKQQQPYQQNAPSVLQHQPQHMSPMSMPPQNMSQMQPPSHLPLLPHPHLSRPPPQLQPLNTSTGAPSSMPGSMPIPSMPGPMGMHGGMNQMVPQIPQGHFMQMNPMPSGSGPPGNMPPGGNQMFQPGGPFNRPQAGQMPMMPGINPYQSGNPNGPGMTSNYNLPSGMPPPLPPGPPPHGQAHQ
- the LOC121805529 gene encoding flowering time control protein FY-like isoform X1, producing the protein MYGGDPQHHQQQHQRPPPGPPLPPPMQQQQQHPNPHQFMHQQQPHDFQRGPHPPPQIMRQPSASSTTLNPPPPEFHQQQHHHHHPNAQPPFSGMQQPYDAHADFLAAKRMRKIGQRRAVDYTSTVIRYMQIRMFQRDSKDRTVLQPTPAAAIDMLPTVAYLDNPSTSFAAKFVHTSLNKNRCSINRVLWTPSGRRLITGSQSGEFTLWNGQSFNFEMILQAHEQAVRSMIWSYNENWMVTGDDGGAIKYWQNNMNNVKANKSAHKESVRGLSFCRTDLKFCSCSDDTTVKVWDFARCQEERSLTGHGWDVKCVDWHPTKSLLVSGGKDNLVKLWDAKSGKELSSFHGHKNTVLCCKWNQNGNWVLTASKDQIIKLYDIRAMKELEAFRGHRKDVTALAWHPFHEEYFVSGSFDGSIFHWLVGHDTPQVEIQNGHDNSVWDLAWHPIGYLLCSGGNDHATKFWCRNRPGDTARDKFNTGQSQGFAEQNNIMGGRVPVPFQVAEPPTTPGPFGSGLARNEGTIPGIGAAMPLLDSSAQGDQQPPMSAPPLPPGPHPSLLAGKQQQPYQQNAPSVLQHQPQHMSPMSMPPQNMSQMQPPSHLPLLPHPHLSRPPPQLQPLNTSTGAPSSMPGSMPIPSMPGPMGMHGGMNQMVPQIPQGHFMQMNPMPSGSGPPGNMPPGGNQMFQPGGPFNRPQAGQMPMMPGINPYQSGNPNGPGMTSNYNLPSGMPPPLPPGPPPHGQAHQ